In the Diadema setosum chromosome 11, eeDiaSeto1, whole genome shotgun sequence genome, AACAAGGGCTTTTGCAATGAAAATGTGGTTACGGCATTTTACATAAGCTATCCCATAACCCCGTTTCCATTGCAAGTGTCTTCGTTGCAGATTACACAATTATCTACACATAAACAGACTGTTTGTGTAACCATTTAAGCACTTTACACGGAGAACGAGATTATAGTGTAACCCGCTTAATTTCATGAGAATTTTTGCAATGGAAACGGGGTTATGTGATCTTATACAAGTCACTAAACGAAAACCCAATTTCCATTGTAAAAGTCCttatttcaaaaaacaatttttacACATCAGCTGTACGTGCAACAATGTcaacaatgattttgtacaGTGAGAACGGGGATACAATGTACTGAGTAACCCGTTTAATTTTACATCCAAATGAAGACTTTGCAATGGAAATGGGGACACGGAATTTTACACACGTAAACTAGCCAATAACACAATTTTTAATGCATAATATTATTAACCGGGTTACATCGCAACCCCgtttttaatgtaaaatattCACATGGTAACATACACAGATATGCGCAATTGTTATCTCAATTAAGGACTTTTGCAATGGAAATGAGCTTACGAGATCCTACACATTTATACGCTGCATATTCTAACCTACTTCAAATGAACATTTTTTGCAATGGACATTGGGTTATGGATCATTTTTTCACAATCGTCATGTAAGCCATCTCATAACCCCATTTCCACTGCAAAAGTCTCAATTTGATGAGTTCATTCtacacagggggggggggggtatgagtTGTCATGTAAAGACTTGAGAACATAAGGTCACATCGTAACTCGCTGGTTCCACGTTGAAATGAgaacttttgaaatgaaaatgaggttAGCGGATATTACACACCTAAAGCTGTCCCGTTGACACACATGTTGAACTCAGTGTAAAGGTACGAAAGACATTTTTGTCAACGGGACAGGAAAGTGGGTAGGGCCGATCTAACTGGGCTGGAGACTAGTTGGCGACCTGGTGGCGACTTCGTCGCAAAGACGTCTTCTCCTGGAATGTAGTCGAGCCTCCGGGGAGTCGAAGAGAATCGTACATCGGAGACTCTTTCCAATCTCTGAGAAATATCCTTCTATTATAATCGCGGCCAAGTCACGGAGACTAATTTTATTCGTCAGGTCGCCAGGTGGTGAAGGTTTGCACAAAACTTCGACATTCTCCACGAAATACAACTCGTTTTGTGGGACCCTAATTGCTTACAATGTGTGTTTTATGTGCATTTCTTGTTATGTGTACGTATGACCTATATCGTCTAATGCCAATATTTCCTgttcctcaccccccccccgcctctcTCTATCTCGTTCTCTCTCACTATTTTTCACTCCTCTCTTGTTATGCGTGATAAATATGTCTGTCACTGCCAAGTCAGATATTTAAGTGAATCATACACCAGTGTTTTATTGTCGAAATCATAACTGCACAATATACAGATATTTAGACCTACATAATATACACAGTGTTTACATGATAATGCATAAATACATCATACTGATGTAATATAGCCTACATATAAATAAATGTACACAAGATATCTCCTTTCATGACGTACATAATATACACTGACGTAATATAATCATAAAGGTATACTTGATCTCTTTTCATGTCGTACATATTCAGGCAAATACCTTTTCATCAGTACTTTGCTTGGTTTACTTGAATCCAATGATGATATAGGACGATGCCTGTTCATGGATCAAAGCTCCGATTGCAATGTTTATACATTTTTAAGACTTATGAAGTACGATGTATGGCTatgatataattcctgatttattctgtgttatgttttgttttaaaaaaatgaaaataaaatgaattgaattgaattgaaaaaaaaaaagtattggaaAGGACAAAAATGTGTGTGAGAGTTACACAGCCCAGGCCAGCTCATAAACAAGATCAAGATTTTTAGACCAGTGTTTATGTAGTCTATTCTGGAAAATATTTACAGAAGTTGCTGAGAAGACGCGTTCAGGGAAACTATCCAACAAATTGACAATTTCTGTTTCTGAAGAAATGCATCCATTTGGAAAAGTGAAGCTGAGACTTTACAAGCAAATGTTGATGAGGGACCGTATTAAATGTTTCCATGAGGTCCATTATGCTGTTTCCAAGCAgccaaaacaataacaacatcatcaccaacaacaacagcaaaataaaaacaaaaaagtcttctCTCTTAATCAACCAAAATTCAAAGTGAATGCAATACTACGTTGTCTAATCAACAGCAGTGTTTCCCGTGATCACCTATTTAACGGAATTGACAGATTTCCatctagttctttttttttttttgcatctatTTGTTACTCTAGCTATAATAGAGAAAGAAATGCGCATACAGAAGCAAATAGTATATACTACACTTTTAGTCTAGATTGATAAAGTTCATCATAGTATTTCATGACTGTATCCGTGCATCTGATGACGTCAGGAGTCAAATGATTCCGAGAAGGCATGGGACCCGGAGGCCCAAATATCCCGGTCGTTAATGCCCTGTCGTAGAAACCCTTGATGCTTCCGATCAAATCCTCTCCGGCCACATTCCATTTCTCAGTCAACGCCATGGACGCGTCCCACTTTAACAAGGATTCGTCGTAAGGTAGCCCGATAGCTTCGCAGTACTTCGGCAACAGTTCGGCCGGATTCGACAACAGGTCGTCGGCATCGATCACGATCGGCTCACTGTCGAGATTCTCGCGAACGTACTTCCAGAGTTCGTAGAGCTCCCCGAAAGCCAGCTGGGAGGGATCCATGAATGGATAGTCCCGCCCTACATCAAAAGTTTTTTCTTCCGAAGATTCATTGGGGAGCATGCCCAGCTCACTTAGCGTTGTGTGGGTCGCCTTGCGGAGCGAGTTGAACACTCGGAGAGGGTGTCTGATGAGGAATGTGTGCTTGTATCCTTTTGGCAGAAATTCAAAGTTACAGCTTTTCATACCGGTCCCCATATCCTTGACAAAAACATGCTTGCCTGCAGAACGCTCAAGGAATCGCTGGATGGACGCGTATCTGCAAGGAAGATTTCAGGTGAAATGACATGGTGTTATTTTAGTGTACTTTGGGTCGATTCTGGTTGATTCATGCTATTTTATCATTCCTTTTTAAGTGTATTGTACCATCTTAGATCGAGGAGAAACTCCCATTTTGTAggcttacattgtacatttcataCAGAAACTTTTTCGCGTTGAGGTGTACTTCAAAAAATTAGATATACTCTTCTTTAAAAGagtgaaatttcaattttttattgATCAACGCAATTTTATACACGTATGTTTTGAAGCTTCATTAACGCGTCCGGAATCAATTTCATACCAAGTGTAAGtgccattatttctttttaacgtTGAATTTGGTAATAAGTAGCAAAAACGGACGAACAGAATGATAATGAGTTCATCTAATCGGACCTAAGATTGAAGACATTTAAGGACTTTCAAAAGTTTCACATGCCTTACTGAACAGCGCTTTCAATAGTAACCATTATCATGCATACTGGTAATCATCATGCTATAGACTGGAGAAGGTAATGCCGTCATAACTTGTACTTGTTTCCGGTTTACTAAATTGTATACAAATCTTAACCCAGTTACCTTCGTtgacatgaaataaataaataaataaagttgCATCCTCTCGTGCCATAGTTTTTCTGTCTTACATAGGTTCAACTTTAACGAAAATGTTACCATTCTGCTGATCTGACTTTATTCTGTTCATATAAAAGCAAACTTccatttcgttttatttcatttattttccatagccaaatgatacaaaatttgTTACAAACTTGACGATGGATGTGACTTTCCTCTTCCTCTCTATAAAGGAGGTGATACGTGGCTAGTAGGTGTGGTCAATCGATGCTGGAGGCacatattatgtatttgttgttttgtttttttctctctcttgggctttctttcttttatgtcCACTTAATAAAGACTGATGGGAAGATAAATGTTGCTTTAGATAATCAATCGCAATAGAAAAGtgtgaaattcaatttttccgtttttatgtggggggggggggggggtcattgaTTATGACACGCAGTGATATTTATGAATTTTGTGCATCGTCTGATGGCAATCATCACCGAGACCACTACGTGTCAAGGTCAACCGTCTGATGAATTGATTGTTTTTCACATCATCATAAAGGGGGACGGGGTACATGTATAACAGTGGGAATGAAGCCATGTGGATTGGGTGTATGTATGCTTACGACAAGTGTTGAGGCTTGAGGGCCTTGCATCTCCAGATGCCCCGAAGATGGTCCGCTGCCTGCTGGAAGATGTTTTCGTTCCCTTCGTATTCCTTCGGGATCGTTAGGTTGAGGTCGCTGGCACTCACTGTCTCCGTAGCCAGGCAGTAGAAGTAAGGTTCGAACCACACCTCGACGCCGTCAATGGCCGAAAGACACTTCGTCACGGCACTGGAGATGGTGCGCGGTACGCACCACATGATGGTACGGCTCCGTGCCTCGGGGAGAGTTCCACTGGGGTCAGACGCCATACCAGCAGTTGGTGTAGCCACGTGTGACGGCGATACCCTATTGTCAGAGGACTCCATATCGAAATGTAGAATATCAGAATTTCAGACaagttgaaaatgtatgtactGCGAATGCGTCGATCTGCGATCACAAGACACAACGTATAATCGCTAAGAATTATTGTGACTTTACACTCGCCAAGAGGAATAATCATAACAGAAGCTACTCAGTTAAATTACTACTTGCCTTTGACTTTGCTGACTGTATATTGCGTCTTATCATACCTACACTTGTCAATGCCGAGGTCTTTGTCAAGTGCACCTCATATAGTGGACTTTGTCATCGCTCATAGCAGTTCGACACCATGAACAGTATGGCTCTGACAGAGAGTAAAGTCAATCAAGATACGATTGTCGCTGCCCCTTCTATTTAAAGGGTGTTCTAGCGCAAATTTGATATTGTTAGCACTTTAAACAGTAAATAAGTAAAGTCATTTTGACTTTTGGTATACTCCAgacgttatcattattattatcattattatcattattattattattagtagtagtggtagtagtttcattatcaattttgctgctgaaaaagaaaaatattggtTGCGTCCAATATGACTATTCCATCAAAAAATGTGATACtcaaaatttacataaatttctTATTACCTGTTCGATTATATTCATCTTATTTACTCTCATCTATTCATGTGAGAGAAGGAAATTAAGTGAAATTTACGTACAAGTCAGCGGGAGATTAGTAAGGCTATATATGATATCATCTCTTCCAATTTTCGAATGTGGTTGCGACTGATGCACTGTTTTGTGGAACATGGCATCGGGGAACTTTAAAATTCTGtatatttcttatttctgtATCTAATTTTGATGCAACCTCTGTCTTTCTGTTCGTCTGCTTTTCTCTTTAAGTGCTATATTCCGTGCCATTTTGAAGTCGACTTTTATTGAAAGGAAATGGAATGATAATTTATACTCTTTTTATCAAAGCCAACTTGTGGAATTGTGCTTTAAAGGCAACTTTATCGTTGAGTGGAAAGTGCGTTTGCAAGAGCTGGATCAAAGTCCACACAGTGACCACGATGAATATTTACTCTCCCAAGAGAAGCAGCTTTCATACCTTTCATACACTGTTCTGTCTCTCTCTCGATCAGTCAGATACATGcatgaagaaaggaagaaagagtaAGTTACAGAGGGAggaatgacacacacacacacacacacacacacacacacacacacacacacatatatatatatatatatatatatatatatatatatatacccacctacctatctatctataagtAGATATATAAAAAATCATTCCTCTAACTCActcttcctccttttcttcagccacttttttttcactgaacaatatcattttacatgtatctaactgatttgtgtgtgtgcgcgtatgtgtgtgtttctgcgAGGTGAGACGAACTatctgaaatatatattttaccTACTAAATAACTTttatataaaaatgtcattacTCGAATCATGATTGGATTAGGGAAGGACTGGAGAGATGTGAATCAAAGCTTTGAGACGTTCGTCAGTATATGTATTCATATAGGTATTGAAGCAGTTTCCCGTTTGACGTGGCCAGACCGATGGGAATTACCTACCTCAGAGTTATTTATTCTATGATTTGTGAGATACATAATTTTATACCCAGTCAATAAACGACTTACCGAGCTGCCCTTTGAAAGAAATCGGGTTATCCTCATACAATGGAGAGCCCAGCGTGAGAAATCGGAGGACAGTCATGTTCCCATATTATGCTGATTGGTTATACTCACGCAACAGTTTAGGTTGTCCAAACACATGGCTGCCGCTGAACAAAAAGTCTAAAAACGgcggaatggggggggggggggtaacctAGCTATGTGCCCTTAAATGCCGTAATTTGAACCTACCTGCCTGCCCCTGCAAAGAAAACAAGGTGCTCTGCCGACAGGACTGTGCTTCACTTTTCGAAACATAACAAAATCCCCAAAGCCCATTACAAGACTATCTTTGCCTATCAATGCCCTCTTGGGATGCAGAACGCCTCTAACGCCGTAACGGTGTTGTTGTGCACATATCCCCTGTTCTGAATGCACATGCAGATACTGACTATACATTCACCTCCATCGCATTTATTTCTCCTATCCTCTCTCCCCCATCGACCAAAATTGGATTGCAAACAGGGGGAACTTACTCCCGTCCACTTCCCGCATCACTTGGCGGCCTTGGATACCTCATCCTTTGACCGAAAGATATAAATTACATGGACTCAAAAAGACTTGAAAATGATGAACGTATCCTTTACATGGGAAGCCCAGTATAGAGTAACCACTGGGTATCTTCCCGAGCCtccaaaacaaaatgtaccCTTTTTTAGGCACACTCGATAGCTCGAGTCAAGGCCTGCCCACGCAAATTTTGTCATTAGCCCCCTTGCATCTTGTCCCAGACATATCTGAACGAAAATGTTGGCTACATATCAAATTCCTACCCTGGATGGCATGGACTCGTCGCCAGTGAATAGTAGTTTCCCGTTTGAGGTGGCCAGACCGACGGGAAACAACATCAGGGTTTGCCATTTTACACTACGATTCGTGATATACCAATACCCAGTCAATAAACGACTTACCACGGAGATTGGACTGACCGAGTATTCGGCTCCAGAGGACTGATAATGATACACGTAGCTGCAAGGTTCTGGAGAGAGGGAGTGGATTTTCACGTCCTTCCGATACCAAATCCAGCAGCTAGGAGAGCACTTACATATTTTTTGCAGGGCAGCAGCAGCTGACCTACCCTGCCTCCTAGTCTTTCACTCAGCCCCCTTTACTAATTAATAAACCCTGCCCTGCAACAGTATGCATTCATGACGCGACCAATCAGGACATTTCCTTTCAAGTCGCTAAGCTGCTGTTGAGGTTTGGTCACATCAGTTCTCGGCaaagccaaatgacaataaaactgcatgcatgcattaaTTCAAATACTCATGGCAAATGCCTGTGCTAGTTTGTTCTATAATAGTATGAATATTATGGTTTATAACCTTTGATATTTAGGTGCAGGTTTGATATTGAGCTTTCTCATAGATAGATAATTGTCATATAGGAATATTTGCCACAGAGCCAACAATGCAGCATAGTTCGCTGGAACGGGGCTTCCTGTCACGTGACACAGTATTTTTCGAACTTTGAATGGCGTCTGGCTCATCGAAAAGCAAAAGACACAAAATCAACAGCATAGGATCTGATCAAAGAGGAAATACAATACACAACGATGTCTGAATAACTACGGTACGTATATGAGATATTACAGCTTGACAACGAAAACAAGTTTCGTGGTGCATCGTTCAGTTcggttcagttcagttcacttTTATTCTGAATTTGACTGTCAATGCAgcattgaaataataataatgttaataaaaCTGGCGTAATTATTATGAATTATGTTCATCAATATGTTGTATGATATGACATAGTTACAGTATAATGTAGTATACtcgtatagtacatgtatattgaataTACGCTTTTGAAGGCAGCCAAAGTTGTCTGTCGgattaataaaaaaacaaacataatgaaagaaaacaaaacaaaacaagacaagtTGTAAAACTACAGAGCTAACGTGTTGGTGCGGTTATGCATATGCGTGTCACTAGTTTTCCGTAACGATAACGATTCACTCAACCATTGTAAGAACTGATCATTTTGATGACTAAAATTTCGGTCTAAATACATGAACATCACCAGATTTTTATTTATCGTTTTCCCTCTCACTGTAGGGGGTTCTCCAAATTACAATTATTCctcaatgtgttttttttttcttccaagatGTGGCttgatcatgtacatgtatgaataaaCATAGGCCCTATCCTGTCCTACATCCCTCGTTGATGATgtttttctgcatttctttttacATCGAATTCTATCAGATTAACAGTGGTTGGAAACGATAATGGCAAAAACAACAGGGCAATTGAGAAAATTATAGCCTtgcaaaatcataatcatacattttagcCAGAGGGGTGAAtgaccatgatttttttttttcaaaattcttaCCAACGCAGTGGTTACAGTTCAAACAATATGTTGCGGCAGCAGGACTAATGATGAATCCATTATGATATACGTCCAAGTTCATTTCGACAGTCTCACAAATTGACGTAGATCATACATTATAAAGTAGTCTGGACGTAACAACGATAGGGAGATTTGTCTCGTAGATACAATAGAGAACATTTCAATCTATTACAGAACAAGAAATGAAAGTATTCTGACCTTGCTGTTCACAGTGGTTGGTGAGCTCAGCGATGTTCATCCTGATGCGATAAACTCTTATCTCACACTCTCTGATCATAATTACCCTTAATTTGCTTCGTCAGCACAGTTTGGCCTCCATAAATAAGTGCAATGTATCACTTGAGTCATATAGTGTATCATCATAATTACATTCGTAAATTTGGTTACTATATCTGCCATAGATTACTCTGAAAAGTACCATCTCGTGTAATGGGTATCACTTATAATACAACAGATACAGCTACATGATAACAGGGCACAAAAGTGTACAAGAGAGCAGAATCAAATCCGATTTGTACATGCTTCAACATTTACCACTGGTGACAGCTTGCCGATAGAGGGAGATCTCTAGTCAATAGTACTCATAACCTTGCTTCCAGCAAGTcacttttgttgattttttttttttttgcgtaccATGCAATGCAGTAAACAGTTTAAAAAacacgaaaaacaaacaaacaaacaaacaaaaaacaaatttatTATTCCTATCATAACATTCTTTGACAGTATATAAGAATTCCTCTTAAGGCGATGTTATAATGGTAtaatattggttgagatgagcattcagcctttaactttttgcgagaaacTTAGAAAGCActttatgaaaataatgttaaagagtatacaattctaagaggaattcaaaatttattttataaaCATCGCCTTTGAAATGGTCGAGATATTCAAAATCAAAGTATAAAAatgcgatcctaataaaaggtgggtcccaccttttaatatgatagctttgttttggatatcttggccttttgaaaacatattttcatcaaataaaatttgaattcctcttagaattattcCGCTCTTACATAATTCacaagagatttctcattatcacaaagaaatatcatcaaaaaaacatggaaaaacctgaagcccaatctcaaccaaaactaaaccaCCCCTTTaggtttgttattgttatcatcgtgagctgatttgttgttgttgttgtttttttttttattgtccttTAGAAACCACCAGTTTCTGGAGCGGCGCGTACGTATAGAAAATTCAGCAACTTGAATGTCATTCCATTTGCACGGCGTGTGGTTGGAGCTTCAAAATGATGATACCAAAACGCATGCTGGGAACGAGCTCTTTGT is a window encoding:
- the LOC140235225 gene encoding uncharacterized protein — encoded protein: MESSDNRVSPSHVATPTAGMASDPSGTLPEARSRTIMWCVPRTISSAVTKCLSAIDGVEVWFEPYFYCLATETVSASDLNLTIPKEYEGNENIFQQAADHLRGIWRCKALKPQHLSYASIQRFLERSAGKHVFVKDMGTGMKSCNFEFLPKGYKHTFLIRHPLRVFNSLRKATHTTLSELGMLPNESSEEKTFDVGRDYPFMDPSQLAFGELYELWKYVRENLDSEPIVIDADDLLSNPAELLPKYCEAIGLPYDESLLKWDASMALTEKWNVAGEDLIGSIKGFYDRALTTGIFGPPGPMPSRNHLTPDVIRCTDTVMKYYDELYQSRLKV